AAGTCATGGACAAACATGGTGGCAATGCTCAGTGGTGAGCTATCCAGCATATCAGAAGTCCAGCCCACGTGCTGAGGAAGTCCCAAAGAGAGCAAGATCACTTCTGTCTGGGGTGCTGCTCTTGGAAGGCCTCATGGTCTTCCAAGACCCCCATCTGACCTCTGACCCTTGGCAGCCAACCTTCCCCAGGCCACCCCAGAGCTTGCTGACCCTTCCCACTTATGCACGCCGCCTGGGCAGGAGAGGTCACTCACTCTGTGTCAGGGTGACCGTGGCTGCGGCTGCGGTGGCCGAGGGTCCGAGGGCCACAGGGTGGATCTCTGTGGTGCTGGGCAGGCTGATGATGGTGGCCTCGCCCAGCAGGTTGCAGATACGTTGTTGCATGGGGGTCAGCAGCACTGGGGCTACAGCTGGGCCACCGCCGCCACTGCCACCGCCTGTCCCAGGCCCCCCAGCTCCGTCCTCCTCAGTGGACCCCGGCGCCTCACCACCCTCCACGGCGGCCCGGACCTGGGCAACCTTGCGACGGACCTCAGTCTTGAGGTCAGACCACTTCTTCTTGACCTCAGGCAGCTCCCTGCGGCAGGTGGCCACAGCGTTGACCCTTCTCAGGATGCCGTGCCAGGCCGCGCTCTTGGCGGCCAGGGGGACCCCGGCGTTGAAGTGGTTCACCAGCAGGTGCTTCTTCAGCTCCAGCTCCTCCACGATGATCTCCACCTCCCGCTCCGAGAAGTTCATCTTCCTCTTCTTGGCTGGGACGGCCAtggcctctcccctcccctctttttaaagaaattataatcCCCTCAAGCGCCCcaattctccttctcttctccctcagcctcgcCCCTCACCCACCCCCTACAGGGGATAGGCCAGGCTTGCTCGAGGCCAAGCACTAGGCCTTTGGTAACCCCCCTCGCTACGCAAAGTGCGTAGGGCCCAGCCCCAACCGGCCCGGCCGCTGCCAGCCAGCGGCGTAATGGCTTCCTGAATCTGCCTCTTCCGCCGAGGTGTGCGGAGATCCGCCCACTTCCCCTCTTCCCGCCTCCCAGCGCTTCTCCGGGAGAACCCGCCTTCCCGGTTGGTAGAGGCTCAAATATCACGTCGATCACTGGTTCTTTCGGTCTGTCGCTCAGCTACAGAGCACGCCCACTTACTGTAATTCGCCTGATCATTGGTTTAAAATTGTGTCTGTCACCCACAGCGCCCCGCCCACCTAACCTTTATTCACTTCCATTGGAAAATCATTCTGTCGTTCAATTATCAGTATTAAGACGATTAAGCCGTTAAATTCAGCTATTTTATTGGTGGTTTAGGGAGTTAGATTACCAAAACCATGCTTCCTGAGGATACTTCGTGCTTTCGGCCGTGAGCCATGAGTCAATTTTAAATTCCTCCCACCGGCACAAACTCTGCCCCGCAACTGCAGTTCATAAATGCTCTCACACAAATCCTATTTCCCACCGGAGGCTACGATCTCTGCGTACACGACCGCTCCTCCCATCCTTAAGATCCTGCAGTCTAAACAGAGTTAGTTCATCAATGGAAACTGGACACGGGGCCTTCCGCCTGCCAATCACAAGATTCCTGCCTATCGCTGCgtgattttctctctcttggcCCCCGGCTCAGCCAATCCCCGCCTCCCTCAGTTTGAATCGGCCCCAGGCGGAACAGGGTGACCCAGCCCACCCCATTGATCCGGGTAGTCCGGGGCGGTGTGGGCTGCCCTTAGGCAGGCTCCGCCCCTCCCGGCTCTCCATCCGAGCCTGTGATTGGCCTTCGGTGCGCCAGGGGCGTGGCCGGTGAGGCGGGGCGTGAAGGGGCGGGGCTCCCGGAAGCCGCCCCTCCCGCCAGCTTGCCGGCGTCTCAGAGCCCGCGCTCGCAGCTCCAGAGCGCCTGGCGTGCCTTCCGCACGGTCCACGCCGGCCCGCCGCCCCAGCCCCGCCAGCGCCCGGAGCCCCTGCCTCGCACCCGATGGTGAGCAGTGTGTTGTGCCGCTGTGTGGCCTCCCCGCCGCCggacgccgccgccgccgcctcttcGTCTGCCTCGTCGCCGGCGTCTGTGGGGGACCCCTGCGGCGGCGCTATCTGCGGGGACCCGGACCACCGGCTGCGCCTGTGGAGGCTCTTTCAGACGCTCGACGTCAACCGGGACGGCGGCCTGTGTGTCAACGACCTGGCGGTGGGGTTGCGGCGCCTGGGACTGCACCGCACGGAGGGCGAGCTCCGGGTAGGCTGCGCGCATCCTCAGCACCGGCGGGGAGGAAGCCCCTCGAGGGCCGGGTGACAGGTCTGGGCCGCTGGTGACAGGTCTCGGGGGACGGCCCCTTGGGCTGCGCGGGATCCCTACTGTCCAGAGGAAGGATGCACCCTGACTCACTGAGGGACACCCCACTTATGCCCTGATGGGAGTGGGGCTCTTTCCTGACTTCTTTGGGTGCTTGAGCCGGGTTCTTCGTGGACACAGGTGGGCACCCTCTGGGCTTTCTGATGGGTGAAAAGCCCTTTCTTGCCTGGGCTTTCCCCAGAGTAGAAGGCTCAGGAGTGTGCCTTTGTCACTTCCTGACCTCGAGGCCAAGCTGGACGCTCCCTTCACCCATGGATGGGTTCATCCATCGGTCCCCAGCAGCaccccctcctttccctctcgTTTCCATGCCAGCCGTGGGCCCTGATCTGGTTCCTCTCAGGAGCATGTgggagttgaaaaaaaaattggtattgGGGTTTCAGGCTGATCCGTGTGGACGTGGGCGGTGAAGACTGACAGTTCTCATGATTTAGGCTCATCCCCATTGCCCTGTTTTTCCAGAAAATGGGATCGTGATCCCTGCGGGTTGGAGTGTGGATGAAGTGAAAGAATctggaggaattttttttctgaaagtcaAAGCGAGATTGTTACTGTTGTGGGCTCTTGGCCGAGGTGTGGGAATAGGGGCGCAGAGAAATGGTCATCCCTGGGCCTGCCAGGAAGAGAAGTGCTGGCCTTTCTGTATGAGAACCTCAGAGCAGAGGCTGTTTCTTTCCCTTCTGTCTCTTCCCCTTCAGTCTGACTTGGCAGATGTAGCTGCCATTTTCCCAAGTATTTCATTTACTGTGGCTTAGCCTGATTTACAACCTGGAATAGGACTCCTGAGTACTTTACCTAAGAACCTGTTTCTCTGCTGAGTTAGTTTGGTCTATTTGTACACACGACAATTAGAGAATCTCACAGCCAAGTATGAAGAGAATCTGGTAAACCGCCAATGAATTAAATCAATTTGTTGGGTGGGTGTACATAGGTGTTGTTAACTCATGTACAAGATTATTGGATCAACATCCAAGGTGTTGAGCCGTAACTATTAGGATCAGCCTAGGAGGACCAAGAGTAACACTACGCAACATAGAATCGTTGAGTTAAGTCCAAGagatttagagacagggttttttttgtttgtttgttttgagacagagtctggttctgtctcccaggctggagtgcagtggtgcgatctcagctcactgcagcctctgcctcctgggtgcaagagattctcctgtctcatcctccccagtaactgggattacaggcacatgccaccatacacagctaatttttgtatttttagtagagacgggctttcaccatgttggccaggttggtctcgggctcctaacctcaggtgatccacctgccttggcctcccagagtgttgggattacaggcgtgagccactgcacccggctagagactagtttaaaaaaaaaatgtttccagtcAGTTTTACACAAAATAGTGTTGTGAACTAGAGATTTTCCTGTATGTATCTGATGAATACTCACTTGAAAAGATAGAatggctggctgggcacagtggctcacgcctgtaatcccagcacttcctgggaggccgagctgggtagatcacctgaggtcgggagtttgagaccagcctgaccaacatggataaaccccgtctctactaaaaatacaaaattagctgggcgtggtggcgcatgcctgtaatcccagctactcgggaggctgaggcaggagaatcgcttgaacccaggaggcagaggttgcgccattgcactccagcctgggcaacgagagtgaaactccatctcaaaaaaaaaaaaaaaaaagaaagaaaaggaaagaaaagataggAAGGCTAAACCCAGAGGGTTTCTGTGTCAAACCTACCCACTTGGCATTGCTGCCAGGCACATTGAGAACATCTGGCTGTGAGAGAATGTTAAATGTTTACACCATGCTTTGTGCCTCAACTAGAGTCACAGCGTTCTCAAGATTCGAGGCACATCTGATATTGATCCTAATCTGTTTTTTTAGTGGTGAATTTCTCGGGGCAAATAAGGAGAAagtgataatttttctttctggttttgaaagaaaacttttgTTAACCAGAGAGCCTAGCCCCTTGGGGTCACTTTGGCTCTAAAATCTTTGACTCTGTGACAGATCTAAGTTCTCTGATATGGagcatttcttctttattcttttggtgTGTGGGTTTAGTATAgtgtgtatttcatttatttgtctattattattattattattattacttttctgtgatggagtttcacttttgttgcccaagcgGGAGTGCAAGGACGTGGTctcggtctcagctcactgcagccttctcctcgggggttcaagtgattctcctgcctcagcctccttcggactacaggcacgctgggactacaggcgcgcgccaccacacccggctcatttttttttttgtatttttagtcgaaacggggtttaaccatgttggccaggctggtctcgaactcctgacatcagatgatccacccacctcggcctcccaaagtgctgggattataggcatgagccaccgcacctggtctatttatctttttttttttttttttgagttggagtctcgctctgtcacccaggctggagtacagtggtgtgatctcattgaaacctctgcctcctgggttcaagcaattctcctgcctcagcttcctgagtagctgggattacaggcacctgccaccatccctggctaatttttgtattattagtagagaaggaatttcaccatgttggccaggctggtctcgaactcctgacctcaagtaatctacccacctcagcctcccaaagttcagggattacaggcgtgagcaactgcactGGGCAGTATAGACTGTATTTCTACAACTTTTTTAGCTTTTGAACAAATTCAGTTGTTATACAGCTTTGAgatcagaaataatttattaggTCATTACCTGTAAAGGAGCACATGTTAGTCCTGTGGGGAATGTTTGAAGTATTGGAGAGAAGATCTGCCTTTTTGTAAATAACTGGGCAACAGGAAGACACCCTGCCTCTTGTGCTCCCGTACCACTTCCTGTTGAATTAGTATTAACTGCCTACAGAAAAAGCATTAGTATTAACTGCCTACAGAAAAAGCAGtgctgtggctttgcagagctAGCTGGAGCCGAAAGAGAACTCTGGGGCCCTTTGGGTCAAAATGGGTCATCTGCCGCGGGAATAGATGTTGAAGAACACATCAGACTTTGGAAGATGCTTCCTATGGCCCATATGAAACCAGTGTGAGATGCTTGGGTTTGCAAAGGAATCAGCTGTGAGTGCTTATCAGAGGGTGATGGGTAAATCCAGGCCATGTGACTTCACAAAGCCTCTTCTTAGCTTATAACAGTCTGGGtcaagttttctttaaaagtaaaccAGCAAGTTTTGCCGTCTGCCTTTGTTTGAAAAGAGATGGGACAGTCataaaaaattgcttaaaatgGAAGTGGGCAGAGAAACCGATGGCAGCCAGCCAGggaaattttctttgtaaaggGCATGTAAGCGAGAAGCTTGTTCTGGgacaaaaaaagggaagagttcattaaagaagaaagcaaaaagatgaCGACAACAGTAGTGACTTGGGGAGATGAGACTCAGCCAGAGCTAATTATAGATTGCCTATTTAAGGCATTTTCATGTGACCAAATAAAATCTGGgtcttaaaacaaatttaaaacataggTTAGAGCTCAGGCAGCCAATTAGAGGAAGAAAGCAAGCTGTGTTACATGTAAACAGTTGTCTCTTCAGCTGAGGCTTTTGGGCTCTTGTAAGGGGCTGGTGTTTATTGCAGGTGAGGTTCTAGATGAGCTGCAGTTTGCTCATTTAGAGACTGGCATCCACACCATCTCGTTTGAGCCTCACACAAACCTGTGAAGTAAGCAAGTCAGTAAAATGATTTTTACTCCATTTTACTAGGGAAGGAACAACGGTTCAAAAAGAGAATGGAACAACGTCAAAGATCATTTGATCGCTAGGAAGTTGGACCAGAGAAGGAATTGGAACCATCTTCTGATTCCTGCTCCTCTCCTCGTTAACGCAGTTCTTTTCAGGAACATGAAGAGAATTCTCAAGTTCTTTTGGGGGAActtgagaaggaggaggagagatcaCTTAGAACCACATATTTTGCTCCCAAAGTATAGGTTTCAAGATTATCCACAGTTGACCCTGTCAAAGAACAAGAATCCGCTCCCCTGTTTCTCTCCCGGACCTGAGCAATGCACGTGAGGCAATCCCTATTGACTTGAAATTATTGAATGGAGATCAGTAATGTCAAGTTGGTATTGCTTAATCAGACAGACTGTTGAACTCTATACCTTTTAAATGTTTGGCCATTTGTGGATGTTTATCAAAAGAGCCAGACTTAGATAAGATAGTCTACAGAAGAAAGCTCCTTTCCAAGAGATAGACGTTATTTGCTATAATGTAATGGccctttaagaaaagaaaaatgctttttgcAGATTGGATTAAATTCATGTATTAAACTAATTGTGTTATATTGTTGCATAATCGGTCCCTGGCTCAAAGTCATAATCATCAAGTCAACtagaatactcttttttttttccgagacagagtcttgctctgtctggagtgcagcggtgtgatctcagctcaatgagacctccacctcccgggctcaagcagttctctgcctcagcctcccatgtagctgggattacaggcataagccaccatgcttgttcttgagaagattttttttttttttctttttgagatggaatcttgctctgtcgcccaggctagagtgcagtggtgcaatctcggctcactgcaaccttcacctccctggttcaagcaattcccctgccttagcctcccaagtagctgagattacaggcgcatgccaccacgccaggctaatttttttgtatttttagtagaaatggagtttcaccatgttggccagactggtctcgaactcctggcctcaggcaatccgcccgcttcagcctcccaaagtgctgggattacaggcgtgagccaccatgcccagctgagatgatttttttttttttaaatgagttgataTTTGGAAAGATGCAGTCCCATACCCTGATCCTAAAACCAAGTAACAAATAagaacagggccaggcacggtggctcacatctgtaatcccagcacttcgggaggctgaggcaggcggattacctgaggtcaggagttcacgaccagcctggccaacatggtgaaaccctgtctctattaagaatacaaaaattagccaggcatggtggcacaaacctgtaatcccagctacttgggaggctgaggcaggagaattgcttgagccctggaggcggaggttgtagtgagccgagatcgtgctgacacgtgcctggccaacagagccagactctgtcttaaaagaaaaaaaaaagaatatatgaagctggccacaatggctcatgcctataatcctagcactttacgaggctgaggtggacagatggcttgcacccaggagttcgagaccagcctgggcaacttggtgaaaccctgtctctacaataaatacaaaaattggccggtcacagtggctcatgcctgtaatctcaacactttgggaggctgaggcaggcgcatcacctgaagtgaggagttcaagaccagcctggccaacatggtgaaaccctgtctctactaaaaatataaaacttagccaggcgtggtggtgcatgcctttctgtagtcccagttacttgggaggctgagggagaattgcttgaacctggacggcagaggttgcagtaagctgagatcatgccactgcactccagccttggagacagagtaagacttcatctcaaaaacaacaacaacaaaattagctgggcatagtggcccacacctgtagtctagctacttgggaggctggggcaggaggatcacttgagcctgggaggctgaggttgcagtgagcagagtctgtctcaaaatagatACAAATAGAGAGTGAGAGAGCACAAGCCTGTCTGATCTAGAGCTTCAACTggatgaatttttttgttgttcaaagAATTATTACTGGCCAGATAcaaaggctcacgcctgtaatcctagtactttgggaggccaaggtgggtggattgcttgagctcaggagtttaagaccagcctgggcaacatagcaagaccccatctctgttttttataaaattaaaaaaaatttttttttaatgagggtTTGAGTGTGgcaactcacgcctgtaatctcagtgctttgggagactgaggcgggcagattgcctgaggtcaagagttcaagactagcctggccaacatgttgaaaccccgtctctactaaaaatacaaaaaaactagccaggccaacacctggtgggcaccagtaatcccagctactcaggaggctgaggcaggagaatcacttgaatccgggaggcggaggttgcagtgagccaaaatcgtgccactgcactccagcctgggcgacagtgtgagactgcctcaaaaaaaaaaaaaaaaaagaaaaaaaaagaatagttattACTTGTTGAAGTCTCACATCCCCACAAGGGAATGATAGAAACAAATATTTCGCTGGTATTCATGCCTATTCCAGCTgactcttgaattcctgagctcaagcaatcctctcatctcggcttcccaaagtgctgggattacagacctaagccactgtacccagccaactttttattttactttattgtgcctgtgacacagcctcaggggtcttgatgacatgtgcccagcagccaagtttttattatttacgtattatttgaaacaggatcttgttctgtcacccaggctggcatgcagtggtacaatcacagctcaccacaactttgacctcccaggctcaagcgatcctcccacttagcctcccaggtagctgggattacaggtgtgcaccaccatgcccagctaatttttgtattttttgtagaggcagcaTTTtcccttgttgctcaggctggtctcaaactcctgaatgcaagtgatcctcttgccttggcctcccaaagtgttaagattacaggcatgagccaccatgcccagcctaactttttatttttaaccattaatTATACTAATGTGAATTTGGCAGAACCATAGAATTAAGTCTTGGAAGGGTCACGGGCCATCATGGTCACTAGCCAGCCTTCCACCCAACATGGGGATAAGCTCTCCCGGAGCATCCCTTGCATATGGTCATCCGCCCTTTCTGTTGTGGACCTAATTGGAGTCACTGAGTTCTTTGTCATGTCAGACTGAAATCTTGTATGTGCTGCTGCCCATTGCCCCATGTGTACTTTCAGGAGCAAGACAGAAAAGTGATCCAAGGGTCCTTTATCTGAAATCTGTGGTCTTATCTTCCTATAATCTCTGCTGCTGCTAAAAAGAGGTATCATCATGCACTTCTCACATGACGTGCTGTCCATACCTCTTACAGTGCCCTTAGCTGAGACAATAACCCATGGGGTTTATAGTACAGACTTTCCTCAGAAATGTTacgctgagtgaaaaaagccagtcacaaagatCATGCACTGTATGTTCCATTTAGGTGAAAGTCCAGAATGGAGAAGtctatagagatagaaaattGAGAAGTGCTTGCCTACCTGGGAGTAGGGTACTGGCGGGTAGAAAGATAGGAAGGTGATAAGGAAGagagatgaggtttctttttgaggtgatgaaaatattctcaagTTGACTGGagtgatggttgcacatatcTGTGAAGATACTgagaaccactgaattgtatactttaaatgagtggttcatgcctgtaatcccagcactttgggaggccgaagtgggcggatcacctgaggtcaggagtttgagaccatctggccaacatgtagaaaccccatcttggcccggcgcagtggctcaagcctgtaatcccagcactttgggaggctgaggcgggcggatcacaaggtcaggagatcgagaccatcctggctaacacggcaaaaccccatctctactaaaaaatacaaaaagctagccaggcgaggtggcgggcgcctgtagtcccagctactcgggaggctgaggcaggagaatggcgtaaacccgggaggcggagcatgtagtccagccactgcactccagcccgggcaacagagcaagactccgtctcaaaaaaaaaaaaaaaaagaaacagggtgaTTTGTATGGTatgagacctgggttcaaatgttCCTTCTCCTACTtgctagctgagtgaccttgagcaaatgacTCACCCTCTCCCAGTCTGTTTCCTTATCAGAAACTTGTTGTTATGAGGACCTTCTGCATAAGGGGGGTGCATGGGTTAAATTCGATAAAGCATAGAAAGAGCTCAGGACTGGGTCTGGCACATATTCACCAAGTGACTTCCtcattggttctttgaaaataagatGCCCAGGATTGGTCAGAATCACCTATGTTTTGCACCTAGTTTGCTTAGGTGAAAAGTGAAAGGCAAGGGAGGGCGAAGCCTGGGGATATCAGCTTTAAAGGGTGTGTGGCACCCAGGGAGACATAGCCCCACCCCAGCAACCTGGAGAGGGAGAAGCTTCCATAGTGTGGAGGGGGATGTCCGCTGTGGGAAACCTGGGCTCTGTGGACatcaaaatgagcaaataaacaat
Above is a window of Papio anubis isolate 15944 chromosome 13, Panubis1.0, whole genome shotgun sequence DNA encoding:
- the NAIF1 gene encoding nuclear apoptosis-inducing factor 1 — translated: MAVPAKKRKMNFSEREVEIIVEELELKKHLLVNHFNAGVPLAAKSAAWHGILRRVNAVATCRRELPEVKKKWSDLKTEVRRKVAQVRAAVEGGEAPGSTEEDGAGGPGTGGGSGGGGPAVAPVLLTPMQQRICNLLGEATIISLPSTTEIHPVALGPSATAAAATVTLTQIPTETTYHTLEEGVVEYCTAEAPPPLPPEAPVDMMAQHADTSVKPQALKSRIALNSAKLIQEQRVTNLHVKEIAQHLEQQNDLLQMIRRSQEVQACAQERQAQAMEGTQAALSVLIQVLRPMIKDFRRYLQSNTANPAPTSDPGQVAQNGQPDSIIQ